A segment of the Sulfurovum indicum genome:
AAGCTCTGCAAACTGTGCTTCATCATTGGCATCTGCAACCGAGCCCGGTCTAAGCCCGTCACCCAAAGAGAAGGTAATATCATACGCTTTCATAATCTCACAGATCTCTTCAAAATGTGTATAGAGGAAGTTCTCCTGGTGGTGATGGATCATCCATTTTGCCATAATCGACCCCCCACGGCTGACGATACCCGTCACACGCTTTGCAGTCATCGGCACATGATGCAGCAGCAAACCTGCATGAATAGTAAAGTAGTCTACTCCCTGTTCTGCCTGTTCGATAAGCGTGTCTTTGAAAACTTCCCATGTAAGATCCTCTGCAACCCCGTTTACTTTTTCCAATGCCTGATAGATCGGCACTGTTCCGATAGGGACCGGTGAATTACGTAAAATCCAGTCACGTGTGGTATGGATATTCTTTCCTGTAGATAAATCCATAACCGTATCTGAGCCCCATCTGGTTGCCCATACCATCTTCTCAACCTCTTCGGCAATACTTGAAGTGGTAGCAGAGTTACCGATATTGGAATTCACTTTTACAAGAAAATTTCGTCCAATAATCATCGGTTCTACTTCAGGGTGATTAATATTCAGAGGAATAACTGCACGCCCCTCTGCAACCTCTTTACGCACAAATTCAGGAGTGATCTCTTCAGGTAAATTGGCTCCGAAATTCTCTCCCTTGAGTCTTCCGTTACGCTCCTCATCGGCAAGGTAAGCTTTAGTCCACTCCAGTTTCTGGTTCTCACGGATGGCAATATACTCCATCTCCGGTGTGATGATCCCCTGGCGCGCATAGTGCAGCTGTGTCACGTTTTTCCCTTTTTTTGCACGAAGCGGTGTACGGTGAAGCCCTTTACTTCCTGCTGTAACGAACTCCAGCTGCTCATCAGTATTGTATCCGTTGTCCACAGGCTTGATAATACGCCCCTCATACGGCTCGACATCCCCGCGTGCTTTGATCCACTCTTGACGGATAGGGTCGATCCCTTTGGTCACATCGATCTCGACATTCGGATCAGTATAGACGCCTGAAGTATCATAAACCACAAGCTCTTCATCGTTACTTAACGTAATTTTACGCATTGGTACACGGATATGCGGATGTATCTTTCCGTTTACATAGACTTTGGAAGATCCAGGAAGCGGATCGCGCGTAATGATCTCTTCACTTGCTTCAAAAAGTGATTTGGTTGTGTTTACAGATGTAGTCATAGTATTTCCCTTTTTTAACTTGTCAAATTTTTAAGTATGTAGGGAAGAGTGTAATACGAGGTGAGATAAAGGCTGTTTCGAAACGAAGCTTTATCACATAAGCAGTCATTACAAATCTCTTCCTTACGCCGGTATAATCCGGGTCAAGTTCAACGGGTAGACCTTTGTGGGTCTTCTCAGCCATGTCTTCCATGGCACCCCGAGAGTTTGAAAGTCCACTATAGTCAATTAAAGATAAAATTTCTCTTAAATAACACCTGCTTTACCTAAAGATATTTGCATTATTATCTTTTACTACACATATAAAAGGAGAAGAGATCATGGGAACCTAATCAACGCATCCACTCCAGAAAACATGAAGACATAAAGAACAAACGCACCTTTCTCATCAGCTCAGGCATTGCCTCACTTGCTGCCGCACACTACCTCATCCGTGATGGTTACATGAAAGGTGACAGGCAACCCCCCGATGTCGTCCCACAAGGCAGCGTCAACCTCGCCTTCCTCAGACAGTTCGCTGAAATAGAAGGTGATTGTATCTTTACCATCGAATACTCGGTACATTCAGCCATGATGACGATCTATAGCCTGCTGAACCTCGAAAAGAACCCTCCTAATATTCTACCCCAGCCAGTACGACATCCACGCCCTTGAAGCCGCTTCCAAAACGATGAAACCCAATGATGAAGGGATCTTGGAGAAAATCACAGAACATGTGTTGATAAAAAAGTTGGCGCATACAACGTGGAAGGGATTGATATAATCGCCATTCTATTTCGTCAAAACAACTTTACACAACGGATGCTTTAAGTAAGCATCTTTCTCTTTGTCATACCACACAACCACATGATCAATATATGCTTTTCCGACTTGATACCCTTTTTCAAAATAGCCCTGAAGATCCGCATAAAACCTTTTTGACAATAGACCTATCTGTAGACCTTTATAGAAGATAGAAAACGGTCTGTTTTCTCCTCTTTGTTTGAATGTGACAACTTCACCCGCTATTATCTCATCCCCTTGCATATTCATAGCGTTATCAAACCCAAGTACTATATCTTTTAATCCCATGATCAGTGTTACTTGCTCATCTTTACTGTTATAGTGGGTTTCATCGAAGAGGTATCTGACGTTCTCATCGGTTTTCGAAAGATTTTGTTTTCCATGCATTAAAATCGTTAGTTCCTGTTTCGCACGTGTCATGCCCACATAAAAAAGTCGGTACTCTTCGTCTTTTTTGGGCATACGATCAGGTGCAACCAGCAAAATGACTTTGTCAAACTCCATCCCCTTTGATTTGTGGATGGTAGAAACAGTAACTGTTTTATGGTAAGACTCAAAATCTTCAAACTTGATCTCATCAAGGTAAGCCAACCATTGTGAAATATGATACGTAAGGCTCTCCAGAAGAAATTTATCAATCACTTTTTCCAAAAGCGGAAGGTTTTTTGAGCCATTGAACCTTACCTGTGTCAAAGCAAAGGCTTCACGAAAGTCTTCTGCCCTGTAGAGACTCTCATGTTTGTTTATTTCACTCAAGACCTGATCAAAGTAGATGATCTCTACAAGATTTTTAAGAGAAAAACCATCTCTATCCAAAATATATTTGACCGTAATCCCTTTGGTATCTAACAGGGAATAGAGTCTCATCACCTCTGCGTTCGTATAGGCTAAAACGGCACAGTTTTGGAACATCTCCTCTGTTTCAACCTTTTTGACAGCAGGCATGACCAGATCATTCCAGAGGCAAGTCTGTACCGTAACCGATCCCTCTTCCTCACTGTAAGGCACTAACGGATGGGTCTTGTATCGCTTCTGAACACGTTCTATAAATGTATTGGTATAAGAGACAATTCGTCTTGTGCTTCTAAAGTTGGTCAGCAGTTCATACTGCTTATAATTATCATTTCCCTCATCGTCCTTTCCGAACACCTCTTTAAACACATCAATAAAACGTACATCCGCTCCGGCATGATCCATTATGCACTGGTCATCATCGCCTACGGCGATGATACGCATTTCTCTATTGGCATGGTAAATCTCTTTGACCAGATCAAAACTATCTTGATTGATGTCCTGATACTCATCCAAAACCAGAACACTTTTAAACGGTAACGATATATCGCCATTAACGATCTGTCTCACCGCCTCGCCGATGGCATTGTGGAGAATATCGTCATCCTCTTTTACCACTCTGCCTATGAGTTTCAAAGCATAGGCATGAAAGGTATAGATTTCAATATCATAAGAGATCTCGCCTACCAGCTTATAGAGTCGGCTTCGAAATTCATTGGCGGCGGTACGGGAAAAGGTGAGCATCATGAACTGTTCGGGTTTGATATCTTCCGTTAGGATCAATGAGGCGATCTTATGCACCAGCACTTTTGTTTTACCGCTTCCCGGACCGGCAAGCACCATCATCGCTTTGGTCTCCCTGTCGATGATCACCGCTTTTTGTTCATCAGACATTTCAGCAAATATCTTGTTGTACCTTCGCTGCGTTATCGGACGTGTGATCTTTGCTTTGACCAAGGCATATTTCTTTTTAAAGGAGTCGTATTCCATCGTAAAATAGTCTCTTAAGAACTTACCGGCTCTTGTCGGATCGTATTGCAGTATTTTGCCGTATTCACCCATAATATGAATCGCTTCCACCTTGGAACGATAGTGTGGTTCCATACGATGTTTATAATCCTGTTTGGTATATTTTTTGTTGATCCGTTTCATCTCCTCCTCTTTAGTGATGATCATAGGCGAATAACTGATAAAACGACCATTCAACAACTCAACAATACGCATATGGTGCAGATAGAGCAATGCTTTATCGATCGCTTTCATGCTGTACTGTTTCCCTATCTTTTTGCGTAATTGCTTCAATGAGAACTCTACTTTTGCCTCTTTCTGCTTCTCCGGTATCTGGCAGATAAAATCGGTAATGATCTTTTTACTGATCGTATGTTTGGACTTCAAGTCATTTTGAAACGTCTCCTCATCTATCACCTTAAAATACCATAGATCATACTGACGGCTGATACGTTTGAACATAAAGCTGCTTTTGTCTCTGAGGTTACGAAGCAGATCTCTAATACGCGTTGATTCATTCTTTTGGATAACTCCCGTACTGTAAAGATGTTCGCTCAATTCCTTGATACTCACCGTTTCACGATCCAACGACAACAAATAAGAGACAAGTGATTGTTCTATCTGCCTGATCTCTCGGAACATCTTTAAAGCGTTTTTAAAGATCATCAAGCTTAAATCTTTACTGTCACCCAAGATGCTCATCTCCTTAAGCTGCTGTATCGCCAACGCAATAGCCGATTTTTCCGCACCGAGAAGAAAAGCCAACTCATCAATTTGTATCGACCCTGTACTGCCTCGGTGCAAAATATGCTGAAGTACCAGTATCAACAGTTCCTTGTCCTTTTGTTCTAATGTTTGATCGGCTAAGGTTTGATGGAGTTTATCCATACTTTGTGCAGCAACAGAGTCGGCAAAAAATCTGGTTTTGTTCCGTTTCCGGCTGATGTACCCTTCTCTCTCCAACTCCAAGAGTGCCGTTTTAACTTTTGTACCATAGTCGACCGCACTATCTTCTATATCCCATCCCGCTTCAAGGGCTATTTCAAAAGCTGTTTTGGTCACAGTATCGCCTTTGGCTCGTTTAATAACCTGAAACACGGAGTTGATTTCGGCAGCAGTGATCTTGGAACGGTTCAGTGCGGCAAAATGTTTATCCATATCATTCTCATCGAACAAAATAGGACAAAAGGCTTCCAGCTTCTCATTTCGCGCGCCTCTTCCCGCTTCCTGTGCATAGTTCTCCAAAGAGTCCGAGACCTCGTAGTGGATGACGTTGGTGATGTCCGCTTTATCTACGCCCATCCCAAATGCTGTGGTCGCGACAATAACATCAATACGGTTCTCAATATAGTCTTTGAGTATTTGCATCTTCTCTTGCGAATCAAGCTTGGAGTGAAAAGAGCGCACCGTTTTGTCCGTATCAATATTGAGTTGTTCGGCGATTTTGTCACACTCTTTAGTCGACGATGGGATATACACCAGTGTTGCGCCATTATGCTCATTGATCAGTTTCAAAAGTGCTGGATACTTCTCTCTGTTCTCAGCAGGCAGTGCTTTGTATTTGAGGTTTTTTCTCTCAGGCTTGGCGACATACTCATCAAGCTTTAACCCCAACCCCTCAAAGAAATACGTTTTAATATCGTCAATTACATCCTTTTTCGCCGTTGCAGTAAAACAGGAAACAGGGATATGATCCTGATAGTTCTTTGCTTCAAGCAGATCGTTAATATAGTCACAAATATAGTAGTAGTCCTGTCTAAAGTCATTTCCCCATGTAGAGAGACAGTGTGCTTCATCGACCACAAAGCGTTCAATGAGCCTGTTTTTCAAGATATTGAAGATCATATTCGAGCGTAATGACTCAGGTGCCAAGTAAAGAATATCCGCTTCTCCATTCACCACCTGCTCTATTGCTTCACTTCGTTCAAGCGGGCTCATGTATCCACTAATGGCTACGGCTTTGTAGTTAGCCACCTTGGCATTAAAACTTGTAATATGGTCTTCTATCAATGCTTGCAAAGGTGAAATGACAACGGTTAACGACTTGGTCGTTTTTGCCTTGATGATCGCCGGCAGCCAGAATGTGAATGTCTTACCTCCACCGGTAGGTAAGACGGCAAGAAAAGAGTCATTGTTCAATGAAGCTTCAATAATATCTTTTTGGGAGACCTGCGAACTGAGTAGCGTAGGGTTCAGTTTTGGAAAGATCCTAAAAGTGCCGAAGCCGAATGTCTCCTTGGAAAAAGCACTTAAGCTTTTCTTTTCGTAAGAGAGGTCAAAACAGAGTTCTCTTTGGATATTGACAATATCCGGATGGCGGAACAGGATTCTTGGCGGATGCGATTTGATCTCAATGTGTGGCGTTAAGAGAGCGATAATATATGCAAGCTCAACAGGGTGCTTTTTGATCACCTCTTTGAGATACTTGGTATTTTTGATGACCTGTTCGTATTCGCCGGAAATAATGCTATGAAGTTCTTTTGCATCCATGAACACAAAGGACCGATCATTCGATAAGTAATCAAAAAAGCCGCTGAAGTGCTCCTCTTCTCTCAAAAGAGAATAAAAGATATTTTGAAGTTTCCTCTCCAACAATAAAAAACGTGTCTCTATGCGTCCAAAAAGTTCAGCAGTCAATTTGGAATCCTCTACCGGATCATTTTTAAAGTCATCTTCACTCTTATAGTTTTTTGGTAAAGCATGTATCGATTTTTCATTAAAAAGCAAGAGAGAAAGAGACAAGGTATCTATAATCTTATGCGCTTTTAATGCATAATAAAGCGTGGTGTCTCTTAATATCTCCAGATCGAAATCGATAAAGTTATGCCCACACATATAACGGGCATTGCAGAATTTAATAAAGTTGACCGTCTCCTTAATGCCGGTGGTGTTATGTGTACGGTTTTTATACACCATTCCAAGTTCATAGATCTTCTTCGTATGTTTATCTACTTCAAGATCTAAAAATATGATATTTTGATAATTGATTTCAGCAACCATTGTAAGATCTGTCTTCCTCTCTTGTTTATATAATTCTATCATATCATTTTATATTCCCTAAACCTTTCTTGGCTATAATTCCACTTAAACTCAAAATAGGAGAAGTATCATGCTGCGTGGTTTTGGTAAGAACTACTTTACATTGTCGTCCATACTTGCACACGCTGTTGCGCACAAGCTTCAGGCACAGGTAACCTCTACACAAACACTTCTCCGCCTTAACAATGACAAGGAGTCTTCGGAGGACGGTGATCCGCCTGAAGAGCTGCTTGAAGAGCGTACGGCACTCCAGCCGGTCAACCCCTGCCATTGTAACTGTTACTATAAACGCAAAGCCCGTCTGGTGCTTCTGCTCAACCACTTCATTCCCCGTTGTCCATTCTATACAACATTTTATGCCTTTCGGCGTACGGGTGTGCACCCTCCCCTTTTTTCTTCATAACTATTTTTAGATTAAGATCACTATTTGTTTAACCGGCAACCACCCACAAACGGTGGGTAAGAGTGCCCACCCTACACATACGGATTGTACGGTTTTCATTACACTATTGTATGAAAAAAGGATACACACATGTCACACAACTATGTTATCGGATTCCCACGTATTGGGGAGCAGAGAGAACTTAAAAAAGTACTGGAAAAGTTCTGGGCAAAAGAGACTGATTTTGCAGAGGTTGAGAGAGTAGCTTCCGAACTCAGAGCAAGACACTGGCACTACCAAAAAGAGGCAGGCATTGATTTCATTGCAAGCAACGACTTCTCACTTTATGACAATATGCTCGACACTGCTGTCATGCTTGGAGCAATCCCCGCACGTTTCAAAGGGCTTGAGAATGAAGAGCTCTACTTTGCCATGGCCAGAGGGAATAAAGATGCCGTGGCAATGGAGATGACCAAGTGGTTTAATACCAACTACCACTACATCGTACCCGAATTAAGCAAAGAAGACAACTATGTACTCAATGCCAGCAAGATCATCGGTGAATATAAAGAGGCAAAAGCACAGGGTATCAGAACCAAGATAAATCTTATCGGGCCCATCACCTTCCTTGGACTCTCCAAACGTGTAGACAGAGGCGATACCTATGAATTTTTCGGGAAAATTCTGCCACTTTATGAACAGCTTATCAAAGAGATATCCACTTTGGATGAAACAGTAACCGTACAGATTGATGAGCCTATTTTTGTCAAAGACGTGGAGTCAAAAGTACTTAGTCTGATCAAACCGTGTTACGATGCACTGTGCCATGCTGCTGACAATGTCAAAATCATAGTGACAACTTACTTCGAACACTCCAATGAAGCCAGTAAAGTACTTGTCCATACTCCGGTATGGGGTATTGGACTTGACTTCCTTTACGGAGACAAAAACCTTCAAAGTCTTGAACAGATCGCCAACAACGGAAAATATCTTATTGCAGGTATCGTAGATGGACGTAATATTTGGAAAAACGATATTGAAGCAAGCCTCGCACTGCTTGATACGATTTCCTACAAAATTGATAAAAGCAGGATTATTGTCTCTACCTCATGTTCTCTGCTGCACACACCTTTTACACTTAGATATGAAGAGAAGATGGATCCGGAAATAAAAAACTGGCTTTCCTATGCTGTTGAAAAACTTGATGAAATAAACCTTATTAGCAAATCTTTTTTTGGTGAGAAGTTAAACGAAGAGGAGAGATCTGCGCTTGAGGCAAATCAAAAAGCAAATCAAAGCAGACGTATTTCCTCACGTATTCATGATGAAACCGTTCAACAGCGTGTAGCCGGTCTGACAAAGCTTCAGCGTGACGGAAAGTATGAGGAGCGTATCAAAATACAACATGAAGCACTTGCATACAAGCCATTAGCAACCACAACCATCGGATCTTTTCCCCAGACACCAGAGGTCAGACAGGCTAGACGAAATTATAAAAACGGTATCATCAACGAAACGGAATACATCAATGAAATGAAAGCATATATTGATGAGTGTATCGCTTTCCAGGAAACATGCGGGCTTGAAATACTTGTCCATGGCGAACCTGAACGTAATGATATGGTCGAATATTTCGGCGAACAACTTAAAGGCTATGGATTTAGCCAGAACGGATGGGTACAAAGCTATGGAAGCCGATGTGTTAAGCCACCGTTCATTTACGGAGATATCAGCCGTCCCAAACCTATGACTGTTGACTGGATAACCTATGCACAGAGTAAAACGAAGAAGATCATGAAAGGTATGCTCACCGGTCCGGTTACCATTCTCAACTGGTCATTCGTTCGTGATGACCTGCCAAGAAGTGAAGTAAGCAAACAGATCGCCATTGCTATCTGTGATGAAGTAAAAGATCTGCAGGAAGCAGGTATTAAAGTTATCCAGGTTGATGAGGCAGCTTTTAAAGAGGGATATCCCCTTAGAAGCGAGAATGTTCCAACCTATGAAAGCTGGGCGGTACGGGATTTCAAGATCGCTGTAAGTTCTGCAAACAAAGAGACACAGATACACACCCATATGTGTTACTCTGAGTTCAATGACATCATCCGAACCATTGAAGCCATGGATGCCGATGTCATCTCCATAGAGACGGCAAGAAGCGGTAACGAACTGCTCAAGATCTTCGCCGAAGTCGGGTACAAACAGGAAGTAGGACCTGGTGTCTATGATATCCACTCTCCACGTATCCCAAGTGTAGAGGAGATCGTCGAACAGATCAGGAAACTCTTGGAGGTCCTACCAAAAGAGCAGCTCTGGATCAACCCTGACTGTGGTTTGAAAACCCGTAAATGGGAAGAGGTCAAACCGAGTCTGGAGAACATGGTAAAAGCTGTACAGATCGTACGTGACGAGTTGGGTGTTTAACTCTGTCACGCAGGGTGCATTTCAAGCCGTTACATGATATGAACCGGCGGTGCCCTGCACCTCCTTCACTGCTTTTATAACTCATTATATCGGGTTGTATCATAGTCCCCTTCTTACATATATAGCAGACTATGCCTGCTCCTATACTACACACTGTTTGCACACTATATACATATGATTAATACAAGAGATACTTTTTATATTTTGAGAGGGTTTATCCCGGATTATCTATAAAACCGTGATACAATCCTAATCATGACAACGGTCCGGTAAAAAAGGAAACGTACATCAAAATATTTTTGTAAAGACAGCATACATCCATATGTATAAATACCAAGTATGGAGCCAGAAAGAAATGGATAGAAGATATTTTTTATGTTATTCCACTATTACAGCTACCCTCCTGCTGAGCGGTTGTGAAGAGCATACCCCGCAAGAAGAACAACCGAAGCAAAAAGTTGCCTCCTCTGAAAAAAAAGATATTAAAAGAACAGAAACAAAACCTTTTACCCAGGAACTCAAAATTCCCGAAGAGATCAGTTTCAGCAAAACAAAGAAGGCTAAATTCAGCTCACAAAAGAGTCTTGTACAGATCTATACCGATAAGCCGACGGAAGTCTTGACCTTTCGGGGAATGTTACCCAATCCTACAATACGAATAAAAAGGGGAGAGAACTTTGACCTGGAATTTACCAACAGATTACCCCAGCCTACTATTATTCATTGGCACGGCCTGATCGTACCTTCAGTAATGGATGGTCACCCAAAAGATGTCATTCCTGCAAACAAAACCAAACACTACCACTATAAAGTAGATCAAAGTGCAGGGACATTTTGGTACCATACCCACCCCCATGCCAGAACAGGGAAAGAGATCTATCATGGACTCTCTGGATTTTACATCATCGAAGATGATGAAGAGAAGAGACTGAATCTTCCAAGCGGCGAATTTGATCTGCCACTTTCCATCCAGGACAGAAGGTTTGATGAAAACCGAAAACTGTTCTATAAAGACAAAGAGGTTCCACAGGACAATAACGGTGTTTTGGGAGATGTGATCCTGGTCAATGCAACCCCTTTCCCTTACAAAAATGTAAAAAACAGAAAATACCGGCTCAGAATTCTTAACAGTTCAAGTGTCAGAACCTACAATCTGGCTTTTGACGGGATCGAAGAATTTGCACTTATTGCAACAGATGCCGGCCTTTTAGAAGCACCTTTAATGGTTAAAAATGTCATTGTATCCGTAGCAGAACGTATTGATATAGTCATAGATTTCAAAGACAAGCGTATCGGTGATACAGTTACACTGAAAAACCTTGGTTTTAAAGAAGTAAGCAATCTAAAACTCCATCCGAAATATCCTGACTTTGATGCCAAAATGGATATTATGCAGTTCCATATCAGTGAAAAAGCAGAAGATACCAGCTCTCTGCCTGCAAAACTGGTACATATACCAAGGATGAAAGCGTCTGAGGCAGTCAGAACCAGAACGATCACAATGGAGATGATAGCAGGTGGCCTATGGACATTAAACAGGAAGCCTTACGATATGTACCGGATTGATGAGAGGGTAAAGCTTGGTACAACAGAGATCTGGGAACTTAAAAACAGTGTACATATGGGTCACCCTTTCCATATGCATGGTGTTCGCTTCCAGGTGCTTGATAGAAGCGGTAAAATAGACTTTCCTACCGATAAAGGCTGGAAAGACACAGTCCTTGTCATGCCGTTTGAAACGGTTCGGATCATCGTGAAGTTTACAATGCCGGGGCTGTTCTTATATCATTGCCATATACTTGAACATGAAGATCAGGCAATGATGGCGAATTTTTTCGTAGAACGATAGTCTCCACTTCATATCTTTTTTTGTTCATTACTCACAGGAAGTAAAAAACAGAGAAGAACTACTCCTCCGTTTTTATCTCAACAAGCTCAGTAAGAAGCTCTTCTGCTTCCTCTTCATCCATCTCATCACGTTTAATCTCTTCAACCATAGCAAAGCACTCCGTTCGCATATCTCTCATCTCTTCAAGGTCTGCCTTCTGTTCTGCTGATGCATTTTTTGCTTTATCGATCGCAGCAAAAAGTTCATCGATTGCAACTTCAAGATCAGGGATCACTTCATTCTCAAGCAGGTTTTTGAGTTTTTCTGTATTTGTCATTATGGTTTTTCCTATGTAAATAATTATTATCGTATTGTAGCGAAAAAGAGATATGAAGGTTAACACCAAAAACTCTATATCTATTAGATTTGGTTTGAAGTATGATATAGAATAAAAACGCTAATTGTTTCAGTGTGCAGTAGATTTGATTGATCGGTGTGAGTGAAGCGAGAGAGCATACTTAAAGACCGAACGGAACGAAGCCGATCGGTCACATGTGCTGTGCAATGGAACAATTAGTTGCAGCCGCAACCACCACCACCGTGAGAGTGTCCACCCTGTGGTGCACTTGCAGCACCTGCACCAGTACTGCAGGCACTTACGCCTGGAGGTGTAGTTGGTTGAATTGCCTGGTTGTCCGCACCGCCTTCTGCCTGTACCTTGTCAATAAAAGCAAGAAGATTGCTTGCAGCTTCCTGATAACGTTTTGCCGTTTCAGAATCCGGTTTATGATAAGTAACCGGCATACCTGTATCTCCCCCTACTCTGATCGCCGGTTCTATCGGGATACGTGCAATAACATTGGTATCGTACTCTTTGGCAACAGGCTCGGTTGTACCCATACCGAAAATATCAGATTCGGTTTCACATGAAGGACAGATAAATCCGCTCATATTCTCAATGATACCTGCAGTCGGGATATGCAGTTTCTGGAACATATCGAGAGATCTTCTGGAGTCATCCAGAGAAACCTCCTGAGGTGTTGTTACCGTAATACCCGCCGTTACAGGTACAGACTGTGCCAAAGTAAGCTGGGCATCACCGGTTCCCGGAGGCATATCTATCACCAGTACATCCAGTTCGGACCACAGGATATCTCTAAGGAACTGCTCGATCGCTTTCATGATCATAGAACCTCTCCAGATAAGAGACTGGCCAGGTTCCATCAAAGAACCCATAGACATTATTTCTACACCATAAGCTTTCAGAGGCAGTACTTTATTACCCTGAATTTCAGGCTTTTGATCTTCAACGCCCATCATACGAGGGATGTTCGGTCCGTAGATGTCTGCATCCAGAAGTCCAACTTTCTTTCCTTGCATCGCCATAGCTATTGCCAGGTTCACAGAAGTAGTCGATTTCCCAACCCCTCCTTTTCCTGAGCTGACCATCACAAAACTTTTAACATGCGGTGCAATATTTTTACCGCTGACAGAGTTACTCATCTGCTTTGGTGCCTGCGGTGCTTTA
Coding sequences within it:
- the metE gene encoding 5-methyltetrahydropteroyltriglutamate--homocysteine S-methyltransferase, which encodes MSHNYVIGFPRIGEQRELKKVLEKFWAKETDFAEVERVASELRARHWHYQKEAGIDFIASNDFSLYDNMLDTAVMLGAIPARFKGLENEELYFAMARGNKDAVAMEMTKWFNTNYHYIVPELSKEDNYVLNASKIIGEYKEAKAQGIRTKINLIGPITFLGLSKRVDRGDTYEFFGKILPLYEQLIKEISTLDETVTVQIDEPIFVKDVESKVLSLIKPCYDALCHAADNVKIIVTTYFEHSNEASKVLVHTPVWGIGLDFLYGDKNLQSLEQIANNGKYLIAGIVDGRNIWKNDIEASLALLDTISYKIDKSRIIVSTSCSLLHTPFTLRYEEKMDPEIKNWLSYAVEKLDEINLISKSFFGEKLNEEERSALEANQKANQSRRISSRIHDETVQQRVAGLTKLQRDGKYEERIKIQHEALAYKPLATTTIGSFPQTPEVRQARRNYKNGIINETEYINEMKAYIDECIAFQETCGLEILVHGEPERNDMVEYFGEQLKGYGFSQNGWVQSYGSRCVKPPFIYGDISRPKPMTVDWITYAQSKTKKIMKGMLTGPVTILNWSFVRDDLPRSEVSKQIAIAICDEVKDLQEAGIKVIQVDEAAFKEGYPLRSENVPTYESWAVRDFKIAVSSANKETQIHTHMCYSEFNDIIRTIEAMDADVISIETARSGNELLKIFAEVGYKQEVGPGVYDIHSPRIPSVEEIVEQIRKLLEVLPKEQLWINPDCGLKTRKWEEVKPSLENMVKAVQIVRDELGV
- a CDS encoding multicopper oxidase family protein; the protein is MDRRYFLCYSTITATLLLSGCEEHTPQEEQPKQKVASSEKKDIKRTETKPFTQELKIPEEISFSKTKKAKFSSQKSLVQIYTDKPTEVLTFRGMLPNPTIRIKRGENFDLEFTNRLPQPTIIHWHGLIVPSVMDGHPKDVIPANKTKHYHYKVDQSAGTFWYHTHPHARTGKEIYHGLSGFYIIEDDEEKRLNLPSGEFDLPLSIQDRRFDENRKLFYKDKEVPQDNNGVLGDVILVNATPFPYKNVKNRKYRLRILNSSSVRTYNLAFDGIEEFALIATDAGLLEAPLMVKNVIVSVAERIDIVIDFKDKRIGDTVTLKNLGFKEVSNLKLHPKYPDFDAKMDIMQFHISEKAEDTSSLPAKLVHIPRMKASEAVRTRTITMEMIAGGLWTLNRKPYDMYRIDERVKLGTTEIWELKNSVHMGHPFHMHGVRFQVLDRSGKIDFPTDKGWKDTVLVMPFETVRIIVKFTMPGLFLYHCHILEHEDQAMMANFFVER
- a CDS encoding Mrp/NBP35 family ATP-binding protein; translation: MTQENVLEALKNVTYPGFTKDIVSFGFVKDIVVEGNNVALTIDITSSADEVKAQLTDEATTELKKAGFDNINITIKAPQAPKQMSNSVSGKNIAPHVKSFVMVSSGKGGVGKSTTSVNLAIAMAMQGKKVGLLDADIYGPNIPRMMGVEDQKPEIQGNKVLPLKAYGVEIMSMGSLMEPGQSLIWRGSMIMKAIEQFLRDILWSELDVLVIDMPPGTGDAQLTLAQSVPVTAGITVTTPQEVSLDDSRRSLDMFQKLHIPTAGIIENMSGFICPSCETESDIFGMGTTEPVAKEYDTNVIARIPIEPAIRVGGDTGMPVTYHKPDSETAKRYQEAASNLLAFIDKVQAEGGADNQAIQPTTPPGVSACSTGAGAASAPQGGHSHGGGGCGCN